AAtaccaataatcggtatcggcgttgaaaaatcatcaccggtcgacctctagtgtctacggtacaggctggtggtgtaattgtgtggggaatgttttcctggcacacgttcggtcccttgataccaattaaGCAAAGTttccatgccccgaagaattcaggcttttctggaggcaaagggtggtccgacccggtactagatgggtgtacctaataaactggccactgagtgtatatcgTTTTTTTCAGGCATAACTATTATAGATCGTGGGCTTTTAAAAACCACCCCTTAGCGGTTCTCAGCCCACCCATCTCCCTAAAGCACCCTCTTGTgatttccatgtgccatatatttgTTTTACCTGCGCTGTGATGATTCACataagttctgaacctttctaatcACATAGTATCCACAGATTGCAAAATTAAAGATAAATAGTTTTACTGTTTCCACTAGCACTTAAAATTAGGGCCAGCTGGGTCGAGGGAAACCCGGGCCAGAGCAGCTCAGTTTCACGACTGGTCGGGCTGGTGACGCCGTTACTATGCAACCACCAAGCGGATCCCTGCTGGATGCTGACAACGTTTAGCTAGCTCGTCTGGGCTTGTTGCTGTTAGCTAGTACATGGACAAGCAGTACTGTAGTAGTCAGACATGACAGGAATTACCACCATAGCTGGATCcttcaattatttttttaaaggaaaaataaaacatCTGCTTTTAATTGTGAGTCGTGCATGTTTCTCTACTTTTCTATGACTAGTGTTATAACTTAACACATTTTATGAGTATTCCTGAGCAAGGAAGGGGAAACGTAATGCGATACAAACCTGTATGAGTGAGAATGTGCCGCTTCAGGTGGTAGCTACTTCGGAATGCTCCATAGCAGTGCTCACAGATAAAGTTCTTCTGTACTTGTGAATTGTGATCATCACCGTTAATATCCATCTCCACCTGCTGAGAAACACAATGAGTTTTCAAAATATTACAACTTGtcatattatacacacacacaatttgtgTAACGCtacagcacacgcacacacttctgTCCTGCAATTGTATCCATCGTTGTAAATTCCATTTCCTCCACTCTCACATAAACACAACTTACCtccactttctctctcagctTGTTGGGTGTGGCTGATTTTCTGTGCTTCTTTTTTGTCGGTTGTGTATTCTGGCTGGCCTGCATATCTTTCTCATCCAGCAGCCTGGGTGCGTGACATGAGTGTCCATCCTTTCTAATAAACTATCGAGAGGAGAGACGGTTGATAATTCATATGTTTCTAACGTACCAGCCAGAATAGCCAAAATAGAGCTACTGCTTAGACGTgtattctttttttgttgttgttgatagatTTACTAGAATTACATTAATATAATTTCAGATTAATTGCCAGATTAACCCCGCAATGTAAAGAGTCAAATGGCTTTCAAATATGCACATCCTTCTATTCACTGCATTCCATTTTCTCTGTTATTTTTTTCCCATtcggtaaaaaaaaatatcaaaatgACAATTATTTATAGAGAATCAACTAAATGGAATGTTCTGAGTCCATGGCAATGCATAGATCACAACGGAAGACAATTCTGTAGgtctggggggaaaaaaataacatttaaattTTTTGGTGTAATTCCCCTTTACTTCAAGTGGGTACTTAGTGAGAGGGGAATGCGTTTTGGTAGCAACAACGTGTCTGTACTGCACATgcgagtttgcaaaacaaatgcccACCAATTGATACAAATAATCATTATAATATTGTCAGGTAggcctactttgcagttaacatttaattgagaaaacATTTCTGTCTACCCACAAGACGGTTATCATAAGCATTGCTAACTGGCTATAAAACGCACGCATACACAGACAGGCAATGGTGCTGGAAATTAATCACCAGATATTGTGTTATATTTGGATTTTTAAGCCAATTGTGGCTAACCAAGGGTGGATAATGAAAATGTGGCTGTGATTGGATAGTATCTGGGAGCTTGCAGTGTCTGATACAGTATTTGTGAGATTTGTTTATGACAGTTTGTGGTTGAACACATGAAAAATTTACTTTCAGCATTGTTCGGCGAGCTGCATGTGTCTATTTCTCACCAGGGGTGGGCAGCTGACTCCCAAGGGCAGGACCATGTGGCTGTGGTGGGACTGGTGATTGTTGTGGTGTGATTGGTGAGACTGCTGCTGGTGGCTCTCAGGGTTGTTGATGTCCCTCTGGCCCTGGTCGTGCTGTGACATCTTCTTTTGTCCCCCAGACATGTTGTTGGCCTGCATCAGGGCCATGCTGGACAGCACCGCCTCACAGCCCAGCAACCCAGCCTGGAGGAACAACACAAACAGCAGTTCAGTTTGACAGTAGTATGGTGGCCTAGGATTGTCATCAACTCAGACTGCAGGAACTACACAGGACAAGCAGCTGCTCAGAGTCAGCATCAGGGTCTATGTCAGGGCCACAGTCTCACGCATAACGGCTGACAGGCAGGGATTGCAGATGGTCATCCACTGACTGTTTTCAGACTATTTTTGGCCTGGTCTGTCAGGCCTCTAATGGAAAGACTCAGAGAAAAAGTGAGGATAAGAGAAAGGCTTCAAGCCATGAACGTAATGGAATTGTGGCACAAAGATGAAAAACAagagacaaaataaataaaaacaaaaatggaaagaaGGAAGGAGAATTCAACTGACCCATTTCATGTGGTCTCGAACTGAGTTGTTGGGATGGTGTGTCATCGCCGGTGCGTGGATtgaatgcgtgtgtgtttgggtgtacaGGGGCGCATCAAGGGGGTTCACTCAGGATGAGGGGTGTGAGAAGACTACACCCACCCAAATCATCAGGTGGCAAAGCCTGGAAATAGAGGGTTATTGTGAGGCCAAATTATTTGACCATGACTACTGGTATTCAAATTCAGGCCTAATATACCTAATAGAGTGTAATTTGTTTAATTATCAGGGGTGCTCCGTCATTtctcatccatatatgtatatgtacatattcttattccacccctttacttagatttgtgtgtattaggtagttgtggaattgttaggttagatattgctgcagtcagaactagaagcacatgcatttcgctacactcgcattaacatctgctaaccatgtgtgtgaccaataaaatgtgattttatacATTTGGCATGGTCAACAAAGAAAGTCGATATCAGGCTTGGAGACAGCAGCCCCAATGGTTTAGTGTATGCCTCTTCTTCCCATGGAAAACAAAAGATTATTGTCAAATATTGTTGCAATGACAGAAATAAAGCTGGAGGAGGACGATAAAACACATTCTGTTCATGAATATGATCGGGAAAAGGGGTTATGATTCATGCATGTGCAAGTTACTCAAGATACCATTCAATATTGACCCAAGTATAGGCTAATGATATGCTATCACACGTTAAGAGTCAAGTACAAAAACAAACAGGAAAGCATAGTTTACCCTATACACACAGTTGATCGATCATCGTGTGTTCACTCTACTCTACAAACATGTACTCTAGTCTCCATGCAAAGTGCCCGCTAAAGTTGCCTTGAAGTGAGGGGCTAAAGCTGCCTGGAAGTTGAAGGGCTATCTACCTAGCTTGTTAGAGCTCACGCCAAATGCAGTATTATTCAGTGCCCTTAGACTGCACTGCTCTAGTTAACTACAATAATGTCTGAATATTGAGCGAGCTCAACGTTACAGAAGGAGCTAGCTACCTAATTAGCAAgctaagttagctggctaacgttagctatttaaCCGTAGCTAGACATCTTCACTGATTTTTCGAGGCCAAACACCAACACATAGCTATGGGGTAACGTTAGCTAAGACCATGAGTGAAAATATTGTTTGGTTAAATATTTTAAGAATTAGCGATCAATGCGGTAACTTATGGGGTAAAGCAAGGGTCTGCTTAGGTGAAGCTAGCGCAAGATGACTCACTGGTTGGGTACCCCcctcagacaacacaacaacagccaTGCAGGGCGTGCGGGTTGAGCGCCGACTACAAACTGTCATAACTCTCATTGCCTTACAATTCTGGGAAATAGCTTATGCATTGCAACTCTATGGTTGCTTTGTTGGGAATTACATTTTATAATGGGTTTACCTTAGGTTTGTTTGAGTTTTGCAGATTAATATTTCTTGTCGGAGTTCCAATTTTCTCAGTTTACAAACACAGGAAACTACACCGGAAGTGTTCCCCGGGGAGACCGTCCACATTATGAGTTTAATGACGCATGATATCGGCCATGTTGGTAAGGGGGCTTGCTGTTGCGGCGGATTGTTGAAAGACCAGAGTCAGTCTGGTGGAAGTCCTCCAATCACCCACATGGCTGGCTGCGTTTAGCTACCAGCGGACACTTCATAGGGATTACCTATGAGCTATCTAGCTAGTTACAGAAACTTAATGTTCATATCATAACATATGTTATGGTATATACTACAGGTATATTGCTGGAATGTAGAGACAAAAAGTTATCTTCACTGTCCAACTAAATACGTATTTAGTGAAGCGAAAACGTTTAATTTGTCTCTaaactccagcattttggatttgagatcaaatgttttacagaacgtcaccttttatttgagggtattttcttACGTATCTGTTTACCATATAGAAattaaagcactttatgtatctggtccctccccccccccccaaaaaaaactccAAAATGACtcaatacatatatacatatatatatatatttagcattcatttctattgggcacaaaattatccgaaacacaaccaaaacaaactacaaatgcatccaacaagtttgtagagtcacaagctcatcactaaactaaggtcCCTGGGACTGAAGACCACCTTCTGCAAtcggatcctggacttcctgacgggccacccccatgTGGTGAGGAAAGGCAATAACACTTCCGCCACGCTGACACTCAACAcgtgggcccctcaggggtgcgtgcttaggtccctcctgtactccctgttcacccacgactgcatatTTTCTACTCActatatatagtcatgttattttctactcgatatatatagtcatgttattttctactcgcTATATATAGTGATgttaaggaagcatttcactgttagtctacgaagcatgtgacgaatcaaatgaaattgtatttgacaagcttgatgtagtcattgcgtggtAGGAATATGGAACCAAATACTAAAAACGTTTTAATGAATTTATAACACTATAAGTGAATTtctccaaatacttatgacatcTTATGAcatgtccgggggtgtcctcggatggggccacagtgtctcctgacccctcctgtctcaacctccagtatttatgctgcagtagtttatgtgtcgggggctagggtcagtttgttatatctggagtacctctcctgtcctattcggtgtcctgtgttaatctaagtgtgcgttctctaattctctctttctctctctgaggacctgagccctaggaccatgccccaggactacctgacatgatgactccttgctgtccccagtccacctggccgtgctgctgctccagtttcaactgttctgccttattattatttttcgaccatgctggtcatttatgaacatttgaacatcttggccatgttctgttataatctccacccggcacagccagaagaggactggccaccccacatagcctggttcctctctaggtttcttcctaggttttggcctttctagggagtttttcctagccaccgtgcttctacacctgcattgcttgctgtttggggatttaggctgggtttctgtacagcactttgagatatcagctgatgtacgaagggctatataaataaatttgatttgatttgacatcttCAAATGAGGGGACCAGATGCaaaaagtgctttcatttctaaacggtaaaacagACATGAATGAAAATGCCCTCAAATCTAAAATGCTGCAGTAtagttttagcttcactgtccaaataaatacatagGGAAGTGTACATGGTATGTATGGTGTATATGCATATATTGCTCTCTCCTACTGGCTAGAGTAGAGAGCCTCCGTAAGGAATCGTCCTGTTAAGGCATGGTAATCCACCCCTGCAAAGAGCTGATTGAAGAAATGCGGAtgatctggagagagagatgctctTTACCTTATTTAGTGCGTGCATTCAGCAGGACAGTTCTAAGTGATTGCCTACCAAAAATCAACTGTAACCAGAATCACActcatctccctctgtctatgATTCCCTGTGGGGTTGGGGTAGCTCTGGTCTAGGGCGTTTGTGTGGCTTGCTTATTAGTGAAGGAAAGCTCAGCGATAGCAAACCGCAAAcactaacaccctggaccagagcttgGGCTGGGGGGGGACTTACTGGTCTTGACGCTGTACTTGGCTACGTCCCGTACTCTCTGCAGCAGCTGGTGCTGGGACTCCCCGTTCTCTCTCAGAGCTCCAGATCCAGCAGAGCAGCCAACTCCTCCGGTTCCTGCCACTCACACACCTGTAGCCCGGGTATAACAAGCACAAGAAACCCCTGAAAATACAGCACTGGGTAGTGTGTACCTCCCGAGGTTTGATTTGTAATGCAAACAATCAGGTGGGAAGATATCAATTAACTTACCGGTACTAGCCCAATGGCCAGTGGTTCCTAATTGTTTTTGCTAAACTATTTTATAATTTCttggaaaaaaacgttttttaatagAAACTTTAACCTTTAATGTTAATGATCTAAAAACTTGTAAACTCAAGACCCTATTTTACATAATCTAAGGTTTTTGTGTTGTGTCCcgccatcggttgagacacaacatgctcttgaatacaagGTGGGTGTAATTGAAATAATATATAGTTCATAGAATGGACCTGTAATTCAGACCACTGTAATTTAGCTGGTACACCATTGAAATgaaataattttttatttcaaaACAAAACATTTGAAGAAATAATACAATTGTTTGACAACactgtaagcttttaaatgatctCAAACTCAACCATTtctcttttccagtgatgaagacatggaggtctcatggtatggtggggtatgcaaatTCGGTCAACTTTGATCATCTttatgttttggcattcaggtccaaaaagtcactttctgaccacttcacCCAAgggcaaacatgtatggaaagttCTTTTTAAATCAGaagggatgctgtcaaaaagGGATTGATTTCAAATGGACACAATGCAGGGAGGTTACAGTTTAGACAGAATCATCTTTCAACAGACGGAGTCATTCTAAAGTGACTGCGTTGCCATGAACTATCAGTGCCTGATGGTCGTTGTTAGACAGGCCATTGTTAGACAGACAACTATGTAAGGTGACGATAGGATGTGAGACCATCTCATTGATGTCTGTGCCCTTATACAGCACCTCCTCCATGAGGACTTTAAAAGCCCGGGTTAGGAAGTGCTGGCTCTCTGTGGTCCAGAAGTGGTTCATTCAGGCACAGCAGATCATTGGGGGAAGGTTATGTATTTATCCCATAGTCTAATGAAGGAAGATGAGAGTTGAATAGTGACGTGGCAATCAGATGACAGTATGACGCtaaaatacacacgcacacacgaatTGAAACCAAACACTCAATAATTGAAATCAAAAAGGTTTTTGCACTACTggtcaatgtttttattttacatCAAAATGTTCAGAAGGAAACATCAATGTATCGTAGATATTGAGTCACAGGTTGAAAACCCTGCACAATATGGATGTACACCTTCGCCCCCATCAAACACAAAAATTCCATATCACCTCGCTCCGAAACAACACTCAGATTCCTCCAGCTATTGCGAGAGGAACGCCATACCAGGTTCCAGAATCTCACTAGTTGACGCATGGCTTAAAAAGCCTGTCTGTAAATGTGCATACCATAAAATATTGGTAAAAAATTGAGCAAATGCATCCCATGACAATTTAATATGCAAATAGCACTTGATTTATATATCTGTACTCTGTAGTAACATACTCGAAGAAAACAATTTCCAGAGAGTAACAGGATTCATTTGAATAAATCTCCTATGGCAATAAACATCTTAGACTGTGGCTGTTAAAATGGTTACAGAACAAACCATAAGATTAAGttgtacaaaacatttcaaacataCCTTGGAACTGGATATACAACACAGTAGGTCTATGTCGTAAATGGTCATCTGTGCAAATCTCAGAAACTGAAATCTTGTTCACAATGAACACCACATAGATAGCACCAGACCCTTAAGAATGAAGTCTACAGTACAAAGTCCATATTCTTACCATGCATGAAAATGCAGTGTTGAGCTTGACAATGTCATTACTAGGTTTATGGTTCAAGGGTGAGTAAAATTACCTGACCAGAGTGAAACAATAACTACATGAAATCAGAAAGGTCATCAGTACACATAGTGGAATATATCATGTAATCTATTTTGAACATGGACCCCCCCATAAAATGAAAATTAGATTAAAATCCACATTAAAGAGTCAGGAAAGAGTGAGACAGGCAAGTAGTGTCTGGTGCCAGCacaatttttgtgtgtgtgggggggtgaccTCATCCATGGAAACACAAAGGTCTCAGGCTTTAGCCCATTAGCATTGGATATGACTCATTGGCTAATGTACCTGTAACAGAGTAGCCCTGCCTGAGACAAAATAACTATACAACtacaaaaattatatatatatatatatacacacacacacacacacacacacacacacacacacacacacacacactgaaccagtcaaaagtttggccgcacctactcattcaagggtttttctttatttagtagagtaatagtgaagacaccaaaactatgaaatgacacatggaatcaGCAAAAAAAGTATTacactgatgctccagatactcaactagtctaaaggaccgttttattgcttctttaatcagaacaacagtttccagctgtgctaacataattgcaaaagggttttcgaatgatcaattagccttttaaaattataaacttggattagctaacacaacgtgccattggaccccaggagtgatggttgctgataaagggCGTCTGTACACCTATATTCCATAaagaaatctgccgtttccagctacaatagtaatttacaaccgtaacaatgtctacactgtatttctggacaaatggacaaaaaaattgcttttctttaaaaaacaaggacatttctgagtgaccccaaacttttgaacggtagtgtaatatatatttttttacaaagaaATAAGCAACAAAACAAGAGATGATGCAAAACAAAAGTATAAAAgatatttgtaaaaaatataaaaaaattgctgatctggtaaaaaaataaaagtaagacaaattgtcACCCAGTCTGACCATGAGGATTTCCTCCTGGTATAATGGTAAAGACGTTGCGTTACCATGCAGAAGACCTGGGTTTTACATCCCACCGATAACAACCTTTTCCCACTAAACCTCAACCATGGAACACTAAAGTCTGAGGCCAAGCACTGTGGTAAATCCCTGCAGTGGAAATTATGCAATAGCAGCTAAGGGTTAGAAGTAAGGCCAGACTGCTACGGGTCTAAGATGGGGTCCAGGAGAAAGTCTATGCTGTCTGGCGGCAGGGCCCAGTCGTCCTGGCTGAGCAGGGAGTGGAGATTGGCCGCCGTGGCCTCCTGCCGTTTCAGTGTGCTCCAGTAGCGCAGCATGGCGAACACACGGTCCACATGGCTGTGTGGATAGTCCTCCAGGATCTGATCCAGCTTGACAGAGGGGATGTCTAGGGCCCCTGTACCAATTGACCTCCAGGAGCGACCGATATTTCGAGCCACACGCATCAGATCCTTCTCCACCACCATCTTAGAGCCTGCTCAGCAACAGAAGGGTCCAAAACGAAACACCAGACAGACTGTCACTAGACAGTCAACATCATAACGTTTTGAGTTAAATTATACCCTATATTCCCTTGTTTCAAGAGGGTCAACTCACCATCCTTGCATGTCTGTTTAGCGGGAAGGTTCTCTTCGGACTCAAATGTTTGTCCTCTCTTTCTGGTAACTTCATTTCCCCctagaaaaacaaaaaaaacattatttaaaaacgGCATCATTTTTCAGTACAGTAAATATGGTAATATAGAGGGGCAACACCACCCCCCGGGTGAGTCTAAAGAGATGTGTACAGTACCTGTACCTTTTTCACCTGCAGCTCTTTGATCATTCACTGGCAGTTCCTTGAGGAACAGAAGGTTGGGAAACGTATCCTGCATTTCTTTGCCCGTCAGGAGCTGCAGAAGCTGCTCTGCAGCAGTGGGTCCTTTGTTGATCACATGGTCCAGAAGGTCCTGGGCTTGTTTTGATGGGTCAGTGAGGGCTTTGACCTGCTTGTACTCATGCCGGGCCAGTAGGCTGAGGGAGTCTGCATGCTGCAGCACAAAGGCAGGGTCTGCACTTAGAGTATCGATCAACTTGGGCTTCAGACGACGCAGTACCTGCTGGGCGCCACCTGGGGGTTCTTCTTCAGCCATGATCAGCTAGCTATCCCCTTCTATCGCTGGACCTGAGAAAATGATGCATTACAGTAGCTATCATTAAATCTGCAAATGAAAGCTGTTATGCAAACTGGCATTCATTCCCATCGAATGTAGGCCTATAGTTTGATTTAATTCAATTGGAAACTTATAGTCAAAGTTAAATACTTAGAGATTGTGTCTTCATTTACTTGtgttattatactgaacaaaaatataaacgcaacatgtttcatgaactgaaataaaagtgGACAGAAATGACACGTGTTTATATCCCTGTGAGGGAGCATTTCTCCATTACCAAAATAATTCATCCAcataacaggtgtggcatatcaagaagctgattaaacagcatgatcattacacaggtgctggggacaataaaaggccactaaaatgtgcagttgtgtcacaacacaatgtctGAAGTTGAGGTCGCGTGCAATCGGCAtactgactacaggaatgtccaccagaactgctgccagagaattgaatgttcaattctctaccataaaccgcctgcgttgttttagagaattaggCAGTATGTCAAACCCGGCCtcgcaaccgcagaccacatgtaatcacaccagcccaggacctccacatccagcttcttgaCCTGCGGGATCGTCTTAGACCAGCCACACGGACAGCTGAcaaaactgaggagtatttctgtctgtaataaaaaccTAGTGTTGTGAAAAACACATtctaattggctgggcctggttccCCACTGGGAGgccctggctcccaagtgggtgggcctatgccctcccaggcccacatccatgcccagtcatgtgaaatccatagattagggcagaacatatttatttcaattgactgatttcttaatatgaactcagtaaaatcgttttaattgttgtgtttatatttctgttcagtatatttatTCCTGGGTTTAATCATTTTTCTACTTTCACTTTttcctctgcattgttgggaaggtaAGTAAGCGTTCcactgtttgtctacacctgttgtttacgaagcatgtgacaattaaaatgttatttgaagTTGTCAACTGTGGTGCGTTTGGCTGCCTGATTTGCATACTGCTAATTTGACCAGGTAAACATTTGAACGTGACGATATGATAATGGTAGCCTACTTTTTTGGCTTTAAATTGAGATTACACTTTTTCATGGATCGAGGTAGATTTTCAAGCATTTACTGATTTCAGCTCCCAAATTACTTCGGCGCCCAAAAATGAGCCTGAGTAACACTTGAATGCGTCTAGTCGGCTAACGTTACTCATCGAAAAGACTCGAAATGCCCATCTCTAAATAATGCAGTTTTGTTGATGTCTGTAAGCAGGAAGTCGCCCCACTATCTTTAACTCGAGCTAAATGCATTTAACGCACAGAA
This genomic stretch from Oncorhynchus kisutch isolate 150728-3 linkage group LG24, Okis_V2, whole genome shotgun sequence harbors:
- the LOC109869244 gene encoding zinc finger protein 740-like isoform X1, giving the protein MTHHPNNSVRDHMKWAGLLGCEAVLSSMALMQANNMSGGQKKMSQHDQGQRDINNPESHQQQSHQSHHNNHQSHHSHMVLPLGVSCPPLFIRKDGHSCHAPRLLDEKDMQASQNTQPTKKKHRKSATPNKLREKVEQVEMDINGDDHNSQVQKNFICEHCYGAFRSSYHLKRHILTHTGEKPFACDVCDMRFIQRYHLDRHKRVHSGEKPYQCDRCNQSFSRTDRLLRHRRLCGAGRSVPKEENQSFSCEGRGGAYSQDAPGHTAAWSPLQQQNSRLAV
- the LOC109869244 gene encoding zinc finger protein 740-like isoform X2, which produces MALMQANNMSGGQKKMSQHDQGQRDINNPESHQQQSHQSHHNNHQSHHSHMVLPLGVSCPPLFIRKDGHSCHAPRLLDEKDMQASQNTQPTKKKHRKSATPNKLREKVEQVEMDINGDDHNSQVQKNFICEHCYGAFRSSYHLKRHILTHTGEKPFACDVCDMRFIQRYHLDRHKRVHSGEKPYQCDRCNQSFSRTDRLLRHRRLCGAGRSVPKEENQSFSCEGRGGAYSQDAPGHTAAWSPLQQQNSRLAV
- the zgc:174906 gene encoding uncharacterized protein zgc:174906 isoform X2; translation: MAEEEPPGGAQQVLRRLKPKLIDTLSADPAFVLQHADSLSLLARHEYKQVKALTDPSKQAQDLLDHVINKGPTAAEQLLQLLTGKEMQDTFPNLLFLKELPVNDQRAAGEKGGNEVTRKRGQTFESEENLPAKQTCKDGSKMVVEKDLMRVARNIGRSWRSIGTGALDIPSVKLDQILEDYPHSHVDRVFAMLRYWSTLKRQEATAANLHSLLSQDDWALPPDSIDFLLDPILDP
- the zgc:174906 gene encoding uncharacterized protein zgc:174906 isoform X1, with translation MAEEEPPGGAQQVLRRLKPKLIDTLSADPAFVLQHADSLSLLARHEYKQVKALTDPSKQAQDLLDHVINKGPTAAEQLLQLLTGKEMQDTFPNLLFLKELPVNDQRAAGEKGTGGNEVTRKRGQTFESEENLPAKQTCKDGSKMVVEKDLMRVARNIGRSWRSIGTGALDIPSVKLDQILEDYPHSHVDRVFAMLRYWSTLKRQEATAANLHSLLSQDDWALPPDSIDFLLDPILDP